The following is a genomic window from Episyrphus balteatus chromosome 1, idEpiBalt1.1, whole genome shotgun sequence.
ATTGAGGGATGATAATGCAGTttacccgatggatagcagaatggcaaggtagagttaaagtgaaccgaatgtgtgaatcggatctgagattcacgggaacagcagaatagggctgttaaTCTTAGTTGGCGCGTTGAAGTGGAGAAAAACAATTGTGTTACCGCTCCTCAAAAGTTTAACTGATTAACGCCGGTATACAATAAAGTAGTCATCCCAGGGCATCCTCCAATCCGATATGCCATCCTAGTAGGTTTAGGGCCCCACGTTGGGCCCCATTTTAAATGGAGCCATAGAAGCGAAGAGATTAGAACAGGCTAAGTTGAGAAAAATTAGGGTTTGGGGACTGGGGCACTTCAAAACGGATTTCCGAAAAGTTTAAATTGGTAAGGGAAAACTGTTACATATGTGGTCGCCATGCTAGTTTAGCACGACTTATTcgtgttttaataatttaaataatttaaaggaACGGCATTGTCGCCAAATTTTGAAATGAGAAACATCCTATTATAAACATCTTTCAAGAATAAGGCGAAAGTTTTCAAATCAGTTccgtttaaaaatttattgtttacaTAACAATTGATAGGGTTCTTTTTCGGAAACATGAAAATCGATGTGATGCAAAAATGGGACATAAATTATGCTCATGCAATGAAATATGAAAGCGGTCTTCTTTTCATTAAAGCTTATGTAAGGAGCAGAGTTGGTTAAAACTTCCATTGTAAAGTGTTGCGTTAGTCCTAAGAGTTCATATCTTGCTTGAAAGATTAATGATATTTCCCTGTAACTCAAGGAATCTTGgatgtatatttatttattcaaacttAATTTTTCCACATTAAAGTCAAGCTTCGGATTCGCTAACCATTTCTGCCGTTAAAGAATTATTTCGGCTCTGGCTCCTGGCAGACCTTACAAAAATGTAGACTGGATTTGTTGGTGTTAATAAGGAGGTATCCCATTTGTAGAAATACTCCGGCAGTCAGACGGTTAATCATCAATTGAAGAACTTCAGGTGATCCTGCTAGTAACACCAGATAATCGACATACagtaacaaaaatcaaaaatctgaATTCCTCCTGAAAGGTAAGATACCATGTAGTTTATGAAGAGTTAGAACAAGAGCGCACTGAGCAGACACCAATTTGGAGCATTTTGAGTAATGAGCGCGATCCCACAGCTGCTTGTGAGTTGAGATAGAATTCTTTTAAAGTCCGAATAAATTAAGTAGATAAACCACCTTCCGAGAGCTTATAAAAAAGAGCGTTCCTATTCACCAAGTCAAAAGCTGAtttgaaatcaacaaaaaacgaaGAATGAGAAAAAAAGGTCAATGAATGAAAAGAAAACCTCGGCCGTCAGCTCCTGCAACTTAAATGGACTTAAGTTTGGATATAACTTCCTAAAAAATCGTCCAGGTCGGGGGTACATAATAATTGTTGGCTTTCATTGTCTTATGATTGGTTTTTGAGTAAAGTTGGATTCGTCCATTTTAGGGATTGCAGAAATGATTTTGTCAAATCGCTTGCGACTCTACtacattattaaatttttagggCAGCCGAAGCCATACAAAtgctatacaaaaataaaataaattaattcataaaacgcaggtaaaatattttcaaaattttactaatttgaaaGGATTTATAAATACAActataaatatcataaaaatatttatgattcgtttaagataaaaatcttaataaagaagaaaaaacgtaaacaaagaATAATTTTCATCTATCGTTTTGACTAAAATTTAGTGGACTTTACCCACTATTGGTTAtgcctccactcccaaaatttgctgtgggctcttagactattgtgaattttaattcaatttgaaaCTGAAAAATCTTAATATTTAAAGTCTTCCCAAGATAAACACAAGCCTTTAACAAAGACTCCAAATACTTCATCCAAAAacctttgaaataaaaaaactcataaatcttaaaaaaaaatcattgaataccttttttaatgaataattatttatttctcgtatataataataataatagactAATCGCAAATATTGATAACAATGTGTAACACATAATGAACACaatgcactgaaaaaaaaagataaaaaataagaaaaaaaagaataataataaccAACCAAACTGTCTAGCTcttcgcaaaaattaccacgtaaacatttaaaaattcattcgACGACGACGTCACTGCTCTGCTAATTATAAAGATTctctttctctgtttttttttgtgatagatttttttcgttGAATGGAACAAGTTAGTGTAGAAAGAAGAACTGTCTATTGTGGGTTAACTTAGGGTTGCGGTGGTTGTCTAGAAGGATCATTGGCACCAGGTTGTTGTAGATTAGCAAACCCTGAAGCAGCCGCTTGAAacagattcaccaaattctctGGATCGCCACCTTCTGTGGCAGCGGTCATTGATTCAAACAGGCTCATCAATCTAGGATCATTTCGATTAATTTGCATATTTGAAACAATATCACGAAGTGCTGGATTCGATAAGACAGCTCCAATAGCTTCCGACAATTGTGGACCCAAATTAAATGCTGGGTCAGCAGATGTCGCTACTGGCCTTTGATTCTTAGCCACTTCCAAGTTTGTTCGATAATCTTGATTATCTGGCTCTAATTCAATAGCTTTCGAATAAGCAGCTTGAGCATCATCAAACTTGCCCAAATTCGAATATGCAATTCCCATTCGTCCATAAGCTTTTCCATAACTTGGATTGTAAACGAGAGCTGATTTACAATCTCTAACAGCTCTTTCATTCTCACCCAATCGAATTGAAGCTGC
Proteins encoded in this region:
- the LOC129906447 gene encoding small glutamine-rich tetratricopeptide repeat-containing protein beta; protein product: MSDPVQKLFVKSFIGYLKTQVEGQLLAADALESLEVAVQCLQAAFDINEEEEAQAEPVAEATPSGSTAAPTPSLTENEIDLFEMFQSLFIERNPKSLEMAEQIKNEGNRLMKEGKYHEALIQYNRALTFDPKNPIFYCNRAAASIRLGENERAVRDCKSALVYNPSYGKAYGRMGIAYSNLGKFDDAQAAYSKAIELEPDNQDYRTNLEVAKNQRPVATSADPAFNLGPQLSEAIGAVLSNPALRDIVSNMQINRNDPRLMSLFESMTAATEGGDPENLVNLFQAAASGFANLQQPGANDPSRQPPQP